From Leptolyngbya sp. KIOST-1, one genomic window encodes:
- a CDS encoding 5-(carboxyamino)imidazole ribonucleotide synthase, whose amino-acid sequence MAQRTAHPAKRVGVIGGGQLAWMMGPAAQKLGLELVVQTPRDTDPAVAIAQATVFASVADAAATATLAAQCDVITFENEFIDRQGLQSLADGGTVFCPGLDLLSLVLDKRHQREFFAQIGLPNPRFACLDADASDADLLAKAEAIGFPLVMKTRRLGYDGQGTTVVQTPSDLSATWARFNHAPVLLEEFVPFKQELAIMVARSAQGNVAVYPTVETQQVNQICRRVFAPARVRAGVSSRMEGIARTLAEELDLVGILGIECFLTESDRILINEIAPRTHNSGHYTLDACETSQFEQQLRAVSDRPLGPTALTCPQAVMVNLLGLEEDEATHHQRLEALKQLPNATLYWYTKGLRPGRKLGHITQRLGPRDDPAAAAAAIETLWYGT is encoded by the coding sequence ATGGCGCAGAGAACGGCTCATCCCGCTAAACGAGTGGGCGTAATTGGCGGAGGTCAGCTGGCCTGGATGATGGGTCCAGCGGCGCAGAAGCTGGGTCTGGAGCTGGTGGTGCAGACCCCCAGAGATACCGATCCGGCCGTGGCGATCGCCCAGGCCACCGTTTTTGCCTCCGTCGCCGATGCCGCCGCCACGGCTACTCTGGCCGCCCAGTGCGATGTGATCACCTTTGAAAACGAGTTTATCGATCGCCAGGGGCTACAGTCTCTGGCCGACGGCGGCACGGTCTTTTGCCCCGGCCTGGATCTGCTCAGCCTGGTGCTGGACAAGCGCCACCAGCGGGAGTTCTTTGCCCAAATTGGCCTGCCCAACCCCCGCTTTGCCTGCTTAGACGCCGACGCCAGCGACGCCGACCTCCTGGCCAAGGCCGAAGCTATCGGCTTTCCGCTGGTGATGAAAACCCGACGCCTCGGCTACGACGGCCAGGGCACCACCGTTGTGCAAACCCCCTCTGACCTCAGCGCCACCTGGGCCAGGTTTAACCACGCCCCCGTGCTGCTGGAGGAGTTTGTGCCCTTCAAGCAGGAGCTGGCCATTATGGTTGCCCGATCGGCCCAGGGCAACGTCGCCGTCTACCCCACCGTCGAGACCCAGCAGGTGAACCAGATCTGCCGTCGGGTCTTTGCCCCGGCCAGGGTGAGAGCCGGGGTCAGTAGCCGCATGGAGGGCATCGCCCGCACCCTGGCCGAGGAGCTGGATCTGGTGGGCATCCTCGGCATTGAGTGTTTCTTGACCGAGAGCGATCGCATCTTGATCAACGAAATTGCCCCCCGCACCCACAACTCCGGCCACTACACCCTCGATGCCTGCGAAACCTCGCAGTTTGAGCAGCAGCTGCGGGCGGTCAGCGATCGCCCCCTCGGCCCCACCGCCCTCACCTGCCCCCAGGCGGTGATGGTCAACCTGCTGGGCCTGGAGGAAGACGAAGCCACCCACCACCAACGCCTTGAGGCTCTCAAACAGCTACCCAACGCTACCCTCTACTGGTACACCAAAGGGTTGCGTCCCGGTCGCAAGCTGGGCCACATCACCCAACGGCTTGGTCCTAGGGATGACCCCGCCGCCGCCGCCGCCGCGATCGAAACCCTCTGGTACGGGACATAA